The genomic stretch GGTTGTCATATTTGTCTTGTTAATAGTTTTATTACCTTGCTGTGTTCTTCAAAATTCTTTGATAGATCCACCATTTGTCATTGGAGTCACTAGCCATATGTTGACATGAGTTTCAGATCTTATATTTCTGTTGAATAAATTGTTTTGTTGCGAATCCATTATGCTTTTGCTAAGTTGAATTATATCTTGATGTTCTGCCTTCTGTTTACCTTAGAAAGAAGAAGGCTGTCCACAAGACAACAACTACAGATGACAAAAGGCTTCAGAGTACCCTGAAGAGAATTGGAGTGAATGCCATCCCTCAAATTGAGGAGGTCAATATCTTTAAGGATGATGTTGTCATCCAGTTCTTAAGCCCCAAAGGTAATAACAGTCAACAATATTTCAGCGTTAATGCTTTTAATATGACAGGGTttttatatatattgtttttcaGATTTACCTGACTATTAAATTGGATTGTTTTCTTTCCAGTTCAAGCATCCATTGCTGCCAATACATGGGTTGTTAGTGGTGCTCCTCAAACCAAGAGTAAGATACATTGGATTATCTggattatttcatttaatttcgAGTGCACTAATGCATTGCTTCCCACAACTTATGAGCGACCTTCTATAATCTGCTGCTTGTTTTTTTGGCTGATTATTTACGATAATgaaattatattttaattttcCCTTCTGCAGAGTTGCAGGACATACTTCCTAGCATTATCCACCAGTTAGGTACGTGCTTTCAACCTCTTCAAAGGCGTGTTTGGTGTTTTTTTTGTCCTTCCCATCTTTATCGTTTTGAATATTATTATAATACAGGGCCAGATAATTTGGAAAACCTGAAGAAGTTAGCCGAGCAGTTCAATAAGCAGGTTCCTGAAGCAGGTGCTGGCACAGCCGCCACAGCAcaagaagaggatgatgatgatgttcCAGAGCTTGTCCCAGGAGAGACTTTTGAGACAGCCGCGGAGGAGGCCAAGGATAGTTAGTGTGTTATTGTGGCCATCTTGTGTTTTTTCAACAAAGAAAATCTTGATTTTCAATTTTGTATTTTAGGTTGTTTTGTTCTCATGTCATATTATTTAAACAGTCTGCATACTTGAATTTAATCTGTTTTCCTTTGTCTAAAACAAGTATTACTTCTATGCTCTAGATTTCTACCAAATTCTATGTATTTCTGTAAGTGACATGAGAATTAAATTTCTTAAAATTTCATTCAGTACAGCACATCACCTTCTTGTGAATCTGGTTTGCAATACTGAATTCACAAGGATGTATTATCGTTTTAAATCTTGTTAAAAGTAGATTTGTCTATAGAAAAACTTGACTATAGTAATAGTTAAGTGGGGACTAACTTAACCTTTAATTTTTTATTGAGCCGATTGCATTTATTCTGGCCTGTGTTTTCAGAAAGACTTGTTACATGCAATAGAGTTATGCATCATCTTGGTAGAGGTATAGATTTGAATAAGTAATAAAGGCACTTTGAATTGATATACTTAGTGTTTTAAGTATGATTGAACTAAATTACTCTAAAACAGGATAATGTCACTTTAAAAGCAGAACTAATATCATCTTTCAAGCTATCActtaatattattttttattacaACAAATGGATGCTTCCGAGTCTGATAACGTTTTGACAATTAAAGAAAAATTATGGTGAACGCATATCAAGTTTTTGGAACCTGATTCTCCAACCTTCACGGGGAaactttactttatttactttattCTCTTTACTTTATTCTCTGTTGTAACATAGATCAAATTGTAACCTAATTGCAGAGAGATGGAAGGAGCCAATATCAATGCAAATTTACAAGTCTTAACCTTCTGCCACAGTATGCTTGCAGTCCCCGATTGTTCATCAGTTTCCGACTGCTTTTTTTGCGGTAGTTAATTAGCTTCATTCGTCTCGTTGCTTTGTTTCTTTTGTCATTGTTGCTTTGCTTATGTCTCTGCCGTTGCTTCGTTTATGTTGTCGTTGCTTCGTTTATGTTGCTGCCGTTGCTTCGCTTATGTCGCCGCCACAACTTTACTTCTTTCTCTGCCATTCCGTCGTTACTCTGCTTCTGTCGTCGTTGCAGACATCTATTCCTGAAAATGATAGAAAACACTTATATTTATACAAGAAATGGTGGTACTGGtgctttttatttattttttaatttaaaatcaTGTGTCATGCTTGTATTGTATTATGCAAAAACTTGTATTATGTAGAAACTTATTTTATTCAGAAACTTGTTTGTATTATGCAGAAACTTGTTTGTATCATGCAGGAACTTGGGAAGCTTGATGTACTTTTGTACTGAAGCATGGAGGATCAAATTTGATGCATTTGTGTAGACATTTGTGAACACAAAGCAAAATAGATATAGTTGATGAATTAAACACTTTTGAAGTCAATTGTGATGTAGCTTGTGAAGCATAAAGAATGAAGCATAAAAATGAAAAAGATCAAACTAATGAAGTATAAAGGGGATAGCTTGATATATTTAATAGGAATTTTTCAAAATAGTTTTAGGATGTATAAGTTAAATTGTATATCAAtagttttttttttcaattttatgtAAGAGTATGAATAATGAATAATAAATTTAATTCGATTGAATAAATAAATTCGTATTTAGTTTTCAATTGGATTGTTATAATCCACTACTATAATGTATCAAATAAATTGGGCATACTATGCTGCTGCTATTGCAACTTAATGAAAAACTATAATAGGTTGCTGATATTGCTATAATAAAAGAAATATAATACGCGAACTAAACACTTAGATTCGAGTGGTAAATGAATTCCTGCGGAAAGAAATATTTAATCAACAGTCAAATTTATGATCTCTCGAGCCAAATTTTAAATTACTAActaagaaataaaaataaaataaaaataaaattataatacGCTGAGACTCATATTACTATAATGTATCGAATAAATTGGTCATAATATGCTGCTAGTTATAAATAAACTTGCATGCTGCAACATAATAAAAGAACTATATAATTGTCTACATAAGTGCAACTTAAATAAACTTGCATGCTGCAATTTAATAACAGAACTATATAATTGTCTAATATAGTGTAATACACAATATGACACAATAATAATATCTTCTAAAACATCAAAATAGCATGAACTATATAATTAAAATTATTGAgaaaacacaaaaataattacATCTTCCAAAACACCAAATTAGTATGAACTAATTAATTACAATTCTCAATTCTTTCATCAAGTGATAAATATTGTTCTAAACATCATTGATATAACAAAAGTATAACTTAGTGATTAATCAATCCCAATCATGATAATGTTGCAATATCAGTTTCATTTAAGGGTGTCTACGTGATAACAAAAGTTAATTAACATCGAGATAAAAAGTAGAGATAAGAAGTAGATATAATTAAGGATAATTCCTTTTTAAATACAAATTAAATTGCCATAAAAAATTATGTGAAAGTTAAATTGATTCTCTTTGTATTTGTGGAGGCTCATAAGGTAGAGGTGCCAAGCAAGATACTTCATCAATCATTTGACTTGTTAATGTTGTTTTTCTAAAGTGATTAGACAGCATTAAAATCAATAATAATACATGTAAAATTGAATGATATCCATATTTGATTTCCTATAAAATTTGAAGTAAGCATTCAAACTTTCACTAACTTGAGAATTTCATATGCCAAGTGTGAATGCTTTCTTCACGTAACACGGAACTTATTTTCTTTTAATAACATAAACTAATTTTATCCAATTGTTTTCATGAACGTCATAGTTGTTCATGGTTGAGTATGACTTATATTATTAAGATAATTATGGGTTGTTGAGATAATTATAAGTTGTTGAGAGTATAATTTATATTGTTGAGATAATTATGGATTATTGAAATAACTCTAGATTGTTGAGAGTATAACTCGTATTATTGAGATAATTATGGGTAGAAATAATTATTTGTTGAGGAAAACTAGGGATTAGGGATTTAGATAAATTAaattcttatatatatatatatatatatatatatatatatatatatatatatatatatatatatatatatatatatatatatgacttgTAACACTGTAATTCAATAAATTCACAGGAcataaataaaagaaattttaACTACTCTATAGTCACAGAGTTAGACACCATTGGCTGAATAACATGGACAAATCTTTTGTGTGTTTCTCTATACTCTGATCTATATTCGTGTTAATGTTCTAACAATTAGTATCAGATGAAGCTTAATCATGGAGGTGTGAAATTTGAAGTGACTCGATTAGAAGAAACGAACAATTTCAGTTTATGACAAATGAGGGTTAAGGATTTATTGGCTCAACAAGAATTACAGAAGGTGCTCTATGACGAGAAACCGATAGACATCACAACCATTGATTGAAACGAAATGAAGGAGAATACTGCAAGTTTGATAAGACTTTCCGTTTGATAGAACTATGTACGCATTTTTTGTTGGGTTCTTGAGGGTTAGTTAAAGAACATTTAGGTTTTAAATGGTACCATTAGGAACTTTGACATTCCTAACGTGTCAAAGAGTCCTAATGTGACCCTTACTATCACAAACATGACATATAGCTTTAGATGGAACACTCTTTCTATTTCTTCTAGCAAGGCGAGGATTTTTCTTAAAACTGACCCCTCTTTCATTTGAAGACATTGAGCTAGTAGTAAATAGAGTAGTAGTTTGTGCCAATTGTCCTTTGAgatttttattttcaatttttaaaattGGACAAGTAACGCAATCTATCTTTACTATATTTTTAACTAAAGTATTAGAAGTATTAAAACGCTCATCTACGAAATATGCATGCTCTCCCTTCAAGGAATCTAGAGAACTATTAAGATCAATGATCTCCTTTTTAAGTTTTGAAATAAGTTTTATTTGGAGAGAAATTTTCTTAAAAACACTTAGAGTATATGCATGCATTTCACTAAAATCTTTCGACAATTTCTTATAAGATGGTTTAACTTTAGGATTAGAAGTGTATACCTCGGAGTCTTCACTTTTCTTGTGTACCATAAAGCATAGGTTATCACATTCATAATCATAACTTGAACCAGAAGATGAAGATGAGTTCTCATCATCTTCTTCCTAAGAAATGTAGGCTCTATGGTCCTTGGCATGTTTTCCCTTCATCTTGTAGAATTTCTTATCCTTTTTCTTATGATGTATGTTGAGACATGGACACGTGGTTCTATAAGGACCCAATTTTCGGATTTGAAGCATGTGACCTTTTCTTATTTTCCTTTATGTTCCTTCTTGTGAGGATGATACTTCCACATTTGAAGCTTGAACTTATGCTTCCTTATGTATTGATTGTAACGTTTGACGAATAAACCTATATCTTATTCTTTTGAAGATTCTTCGTCAGAAGTATCATATTCGTCCTTATTTTTCTTTTACCTACTCTTTCTTCTTCGACTTTACTTTGCTTTCCGTAAGTCATTTAAGTTCATTCTCATGTTCGGTGAGCTTTCCAAATAGTTTGGTGATATCCAAATAACTAAGATCATTATACTCTTTTATGGTGATTACTTTTGGCTGCCATTCCATGCACATAGATCTCAGAATTTTGTTAGCATAATCTTTGTTAGAAATGGGTTTTCCCAAATTGTCTAGTTTGTTGATTAAATAGAGAAAACGAGTATGCATGGATTCCACGGATTTTCCGGGTTTCATACAGAAAGGTTCATACTCCCATGTCAACATATTGATTTTAGAATCTTTGACGTATTCATTACCCTCGTAAAGGGTTTTAAGAGCGTTCCATGTAGTTTGTGCGTTTTTATGATGTGAGATAGAGTAATATACTTTAGTGCTTAATATGGATATAAGTATATTCTTAGCCTTCAAATTAGGGGTGTAAAATGGGCATACCCATCCCGTTTAGGCCAACtccgcaaaagcccgcaaaaaatGGGGCGGGTGGGACATACATATATAAGGGTGCATGTCTAAAACCTTAGCCTGAACCATAAAAAAATATGGACGTGGCGGACGGGCCCATGAGCATTGCAAATTTTAAGcctaaaaatgaaaaaaattatGTTAATACCCGTGCCTGCATAAAAAATGGGGCGGAGCAGGGTAGACACATTAGATGGTGCATGCCTAAAATCTTGACTTGCCCCACACTAAAGTCTAGGAAAAACGGGCATGCCCAACAGGTCGAGCCTTTTTTTCCACCCTTACTACAAATCATATGAATCCTTTTTGGTTTCATCATCAGTCAATCTTATAGATTTTTAATAGAATCATCGACTTCATTTTAGGGATAAAAGACCCGTCGGTGATTGACACCCATAGATTTTTGTCAACTGACATAAAGTATACATACATATTATCCTTATAATAAGCATCATTTTCGCCTTTAAAAAATGGTGCTCTTTTGTAAGCTCCATTCTGATCGTCGTCATCCATATTCAAAAACTTTTGAGTCCCTTAGACTTGATCAAAATACCGACTCTAAGGCCAATTGTTGGATGAGAATATGGACTAATAACGGTCTAGGGGGGAGGGGTTGAATAAAAATTCCGTTTGAAAAAGGTTTTTATTAGAGTTTCAAAAATAATATATTTTGCATGGCGGAAGAAAAGTTTGCGTAAAAAGAGATTATGCTTATTGATTTAGAAGTTATGTGAGTATCCTTAAACAATTTACAACAGTCAAGTTGAAGAATTGAATTACACCAAAAATGACAAACTAATTGTATTATACAATCACTCAATTTCACAAGATGTGATATTAAATAACTTTCAATATAAGTAAGATTCTACTATCAATGTTTTCATACTTAATCAATAATCAGACAAGGTTAAGTTTTCAATTCTAACAAAACCTACACATTATACAACAAATTGCTACCAACAAATATACCTATTAACATGCGATTCTAGAAAGCAATACCAACAACCTAATCATGCGATCAACAACGAAATTaaataagagagagagagagagtgagatatatatatatatatatatatatatatatatatatatatatatatatatatatatatatatatatatatatatatatatatatatatatatatatatatatatatatatatatatatatatatatatatatatatatatatatatatatatagagagagagagagagagagagagagagagagagagagagagagagagagagagagagagagagagagaattatACATCAAGATTTATAGTGGTTTGGCACGTTCGTCCTTGCTTTGTGCTTAATCCACTCTTCAATGGTTATCCAATATAAATTCGTTGGTCTTCCACTATGATTTACAACAAATAGTACAATCATTAGTCCATAAATAAAATGCTGAAAATAAGATTTTCTCTATTATGGATCTTAACTTGTACACAATTCCACAAAATGAGTTCTATGCAAAATATTCAGTCGAGATCACTTTTTGAATCTTTCAGCCCCAACAACATGCTCCTAAGTCCCCGTCTACAACAATTTCCACACAATTTCGCTGGTATCTTAAGCGTTGGTCTATCCGAAGATCGAAAGAACTCCTACCCTGTCTATAGGCTTCAACGCAACACTACTAAGGTCAACCTGTATAGAAGAATCTTCTTCTTTTCCATTGGAATTGTCACAATCAGTCACAACACCACACAATCTCGCAAGCCTCTAAAatcttaaataattatttaaagaAACGTTAAATCTAAAATGAATCTCCTAAATCAACCACAAATTTATCAAGATGAGATTCAGATCCATACAAAAATGGAAAAAGAATGAGATAGAAGATGAGATAAATAGTTTGCAAGTATTCAAGAAAATTTCAAAACCCTTTTGAAAATGTTAGAACAAGTGATTTGTGAGTTTTTAAATCATCAATGAAATAATGTATTTTCTAACATTATGAAAGGTTGAAGATGAAAATGATTTATAGGTGTTGGAGATGAAACACAAAAAGAAGTGAAAATAAATCATGTTTGATTCGAGTCAGGAGCATTTGGTGAATTAAGTCAAGTGGCAAAGTAATGTGGGACAAGATCAAAACTTAAAGAGAGACCTATTTTTCTATGATTTAACTCAAGACTAAGGCATGATTTGACTCACACAGGTCACGATTCGACTCAAATCTGATAGTGGTTGGAGAAGGATTTGTGATTAGATTCAAGCACACATTGTGATTCGACTCACAAGCTCCAACAAAATCATGTTCCTCTCTACCTTGTTTGGTTCGACTCATGGATATGTGTGATTCGACTCACACATCCAAAATCTCAAAAATACAAGTTTTCAACTATGTTTTGAGATTCTATCTTTGATGATTTTAATCAATCTCAATTATGGTTTTTCTTCCAAAAAATTGACTAATTAACTTAAAGCACAATGTTcaaactcaaacataagcacttTGAGTTATGCATGCTAAAAAATGAATCTAAAACTCGATCCTATACGATATACAATTATAGAGGAGACTCAAATATAAACAAAATTCAATGTAAAACTTAAAAGACAAGCAAAAAAACCACACGGGGTTCTCCTCTTTAAGTATTAGAGACATGCAACTTCGCTCTTATTTATAGACGAAGACGTTTGAAGAACCTAAATAAGAGAAGGTGAATAGTTACGAGATCAACCATTGGATTTTTCCTCGAGAATACATGCAAACTTGAGTGCACTCAAGTGCACTATATGCCACATCATACCCTAACACGTCGAGTCAGTGTACATGTCAGAAGAAGACGATGAAACGTTTCAATGATGAAAATGCAGCGATGAAACAATTCAATGATGAAAATTCATTTAATACGCTTGTTTCTCACTATTTTTTCAAATGACTCCAAACATTTCAATTCTAGCTCACTTCGGACAACGTCTTAAAGGCTGGCCAAAATCGCTAAAGGCT from Lathyrus oleraceus cultivar Zhongwan6 chromosome 7, CAAS_Psat_ZW6_1.0, whole genome shotgun sequence encodes the following:
- the LOC127105291 gene encoding basic transcription factor 3, which gives rise to MNREKLMKMAGSVRTGGKGTVRRKKKAVHKTTTTDDKRLQSTLKRIGVNAIPQIEEVNIFKDDVVIQFLSPKVQASIAANTWVVSGAPQTKKLQDILPSIIHQLGPDNLENLKKLAEQFNKQVPEAGAGTAATAQEEDDDDVPELVPGETFETAAEEAKDS